The nucleotide sequence GTTTGGATTCGTGGCGTATCCGCTCATGAAGCTGGCATTGGGCAAACGTCGCGAAGTGCCTGCGCTGATGTACGTCATCGCGGGATTGTTCTTGCTGAATCTGATGCTGCCGATTTTCGCATAACGAGTAGTCTTCCCTCGACTTGGGTCGGGGGTTTTTTGTTCTGTTCTCTAGAAAGTGGCGCAAGGATTGTGAAATAATGGATGGAAAGTCGAAGGACAGGAGGATTTTCCATGATCCATGAGATGACGTTTCAATTGCGTACTTCAAATTTCGCCAAAGGACAAGCCTGGTACCAGAGCTTCCTACAGAGAGAGCCGGATTTTGTTCCGCATGAAGGTTTTGCTGAATGGGAAGTCTTGCCTGGGTGTTGGTTGCAGTTGGCAGAGGGGACACCAGCGGAAGGAAGCGGTCCCGTGCGTTTTGCTGTGGTCGATATCGAGATGGAAAGAGAAAGACTGATCCACGAGCTGCAAATC is from Brevibacillus brevis and encodes:
- a CDS encoding VOC family protein; its protein translation is MIHEMTFQLRTSNFAKGQAWYQSFLQREPDFVPHEGFAEWEVLPGCWLQLAEGTPAEGSGPVRFAVVDIEMERERLIHELQIERFEIFQREEVPVKWGTFADPWGNRLGLFEYLDAVEKEEKQKRLAKKSLCQ